Proteins encoded together in one Chitinophaga varians window:
- a CDS encoding response regulator transcription factor, with translation MTVYSKKKSQDNMDIISIAIVEDNHDIRTAMELLINGSDGYACVGTFNNAETALEQIPQLLPNVVLMDFNLPGGMNGIECIARLKAEYQDMQFMMLTVYEDDDKIFMALEAGASGYILKKTSPGELLEAIRDLHEGGSPMSSQIARRVVAFFQKQAKPNPALEALTTREKEILDQLSKGFLYKEIASNLFISIETVRRHVHNIYEKLHVRSRTDAVNKYYNR, from the coding sequence ATGACGGTATACTCAAAGAAGAAGTCCCAGGATAACATGGACATCATTTCTATTGCGATAGTAGAAGATAACCATGATATCCGCACGGCTATGGAATTGCTGATTAATGGTTCTGACGGTTATGCCTGTGTTGGCACCTTCAATAATGCAGAAACCGCACTGGAGCAAATCCCTCAATTGCTGCCCAACGTAGTACTGATGGATTTTAATCTTCCCGGTGGGATGAACGGTATTGAATGTATTGCCCGGTTGAAAGCAGAGTACCAGGATATGCAGTTTATGATGCTCACTGTATATGAAGATGACGACAAAATTTTCATGGCACTGGAAGCCGGTGCAAGTGGGTACATCCTCAAAAAAACCTCTCCCGGTGAGCTGTTGGAAGCCATCAGGGACCTGCATGAAGGCGGTTCGCCTATGAGCTCGCAGATTGCCAGAAGGGTAGTGGCCTTTTTTCAGAAACAAGCCAAACCTAATCCGGCTCTGGAAGCACTGACCACGCGTGAAAAAGAAATTCTGGACCAGTTGTCCAAAGGTTTCCTGTATAAGGAAATTGCCAGCAATCTGTTTATCAGTATAGAAACAGTAAGAAGGCACGTTCATAATATTTATGAGAAACTGCATGTCCGTAGCAGGACTGATGCGGTAAACAAATACTACAACCGCTAA
- a CDS encoding triple tyrosine motif-containing protein, giving the protein MKKLFHLSLCALLLGTSMLYAQEKPYIFDSYSVNDGLSQSTVFDITQDDQGFLWIATRDGINRFDGYTFNEYRYKPSSQLRAGEGKGELVPRGSNGNRAVINRFDLKGYKGYSFYRDSRHQLLLAHNNGISLYDKYRNNFRTVLVDTSNVNAQERDANVKFRILGEDTATRSLWVWRPMKGLYVLDDSTYAIRRIILYPSQFQRMGIIPSALLKDGNTIWMSGDEGELLALDIKTLRLQTYCLPGVGKSPIMRDLNADSLLIVSEGHVIVFNKRRNKFSDLSYDYRNEWGDEFTPNVMEIDHEGNAWIGGTDGILIYSIARNEIIRHIVSFNTFETRSFNLVSYLYRDGSDNMWVGTDGDGLKKYSPHKKVFNLYRSPYISHNMVQAVYKHDDGKLYVGLMRDGLNIYGDQGKFLERISNELYPHKFPGNDLGAICRENFEHLWLHFAGMHIGLFNVQTKGFRDLTAKVEALKLPPQKDPFPFLFKRANGELYFNYGRYLLRFEEHGGFDYTVSVVHDFQDELLTTYFEDHMGNQYVGTKSALYIKHLADSHWRYVRLPEGTTVKGINKTPHKELLIATNKGLFVYDASERLKTHYNSYDYPKLINDYMYGVLLDDKDRIWVSHNKGVTQINPVTKEITTFNHEDGLQSNEFNTGAFYKSIDGELFFGGTRGVNGFYPKDFRKNPFNSKVIIRRMEVLDKPYESDTAISLLKRVELPYNQNTIAIEFVPLEYTNPLKNKVQYKLEGADEDWVEAGAFRMARYTNLHPGSYVFKVKASNNDDSWNTTPTMLEIQIRIPFWQSLWFRFLLLLLLLGIAYYFSTLYLDYKIRHEKLKLEKEQAVDQERARISSDMHDDLGSGLSTIRLLSEIAKRKIPDTSQTKEIERISETAGEMIDKMSEIIWAMNSSNDSLANLIAYMRSFAADFLEHAHISHQFFFPEVIPDIKLSGGTRRNIYLAVKESLHNVMKHAKASEVIIEVKMHKNMTIMIKDNGKGFDQEKVRLFGNGLKNIQKRMMAVGGNADITSNNGTIVFLDIPLN; this is encoded by the coding sequence TTGAAAAAACTTTTTCACCTGAGCCTATGCGCCCTTCTGTTGGGTACCAGCATGCTATATGCGCAGGAGAAGCCGTATATTTTTGACAGCTACAGCGTAAATGACGGGCTTTCCCAAAGCACTGTTTTTGATATCACGCAAGATGACCAGGGGTTTCTCTGGATTGCCACCCGTGATGGCATCAACCGTTTCGACGGGTACACTTTCAACGAATACCGTTACAAGCCCAGCTCCCAGCTAAGGGCGGGAGAGGGGAAAGGAGAACTGGTACCACGCGGCAGCAATGGTAACCGGGCGGTGATCAACCGGTTTGACCTGAAAGGATACAAAGGATACTCATTCTATCGTGACAGCCGACATCAGCTGTTGCTGGCCCATAATAATGGTATCAGCCTCTACGATAAATACCGCAATAATTTCCGCACCGTATTGGTAGACACCTCCAATGTGAATGCACAGGAACGGGATGCCAATGTCAAATTCAGGATACTGGGGGAAGACACCGCTACCCGGAGCCTTTGGGTGTGGCGGCCCATGAAAGGGCTGTACGTACTGGATGACAGTACCTACGCGATCCGCCGTATTATCCTGTACCCGTCCCAGTTTCAACGTATGGGCATCATCCCCTCCGCGCTGCTGAAAGACGGTAATACCATCTGGATGAGCGGCGACGAAGGAGAGCTGTTGGCACTGGACATTAAAACATTGCGGTTGCAAACCTACTGTCTGCCGGGTGTGGGCAAAAGCCCTATCATGCGTGACCTGAACGCGGATTCCCTGTTGATCGTCAGTGAAGGCCACGTTATCGTATTCAACAAGCGCCGGAACAAATTCAGCGACCTGAGCTATGATTACCGCAATGAATGGGGCGATGAATTTACGCCCAATGTGATGGAGATCGATCATGAAGGCAACGCCTGGATCGGCGGAACAGACGGTATTCTTATCTATAGCATCGCCCGCAATGAAATTATCCGGCATATTGTCAGCTTCAATACATTTGAAACACGCTCTTTTAACCTTGTCAGCTATCTCTACCGCGATGGTTCTGATAATATGTGGGTGGGTACAGACGGAGACGGACTGAAGAAATATTCCCCGCATAAAAAGGTGTTCAACCTGTACCGTTCTCCTTATATTTCTCACAACATGGTGCAGGCGGTATATAAGCACGATGACGGCAAACTGTATGTAGGCCTGATGCGTGACGGGCTCAACATCTACGGGGACCAGGGCAAGTTCCTTGAACGTATCAGCAATGAGTTATACCCGCATAAGTTCCCGGGCAACGATCTGGGCGCTATCTGCCGTGAAAATTTTGAACATCTGTGGCTGCATTTTGCCGGGATGCATATCGGATTGTTCAATGTACAGACCAAAGGCTTCCGGGACCTTACCGCCAAAGTGGAGGCGTTAAAACTGCCGCCGCAGAAAGATCCGTTCCCTTTCCTGTTCAAGCGTGCCAACGGGGAGTTGTATTTTAATTACGGCCGTTACCTGTTGCGTTTTGAAGAACATGGCGGGTTTGATTATACCGTGTCTGTGGTACATGACTTCCAGGACGAATTGCTGACCACCTACTTTGAAGACCATATGGGCAATCAATATGTGGGGACCAAGTCTGCCTTGTATATCAAACATTTGGCTGATTCGCACTGGCGGTATGTGCGGCTGCCGGAAGGCACTACAGTAAAGGGGATCAACAAAACCCCGCATAAAGAGCTGCTGATAGCCACCAATAAGGGGCTGTTTGTATACGATGCTTCGGAGCGGTTAAAAACACATTATAACAGTTACGACTATCCGAAACTGATCAATGACTACATGTACGGCGTGTTACTGGATGATAAAGACCGTATCTGGGTGAGCCACAACAAAGGTGTTACACAGATCAATCCGGTAACCAAGGAGATCACCACGTTTAATCATGAAGACGGGCTGCAATCCAACGAGTTCAATACCGGCGCCTTTTATAAGTCGATTGACGGTGAGTTGTTTTTTGGCGGTACCCGTGGCGTAAATGGTTTTTATCCGAAAGATTTCCGGAAAAACCCTTTCAATTCCAAGGTGATCATCCGCAGGATGGAAGTGCTGGACAAGCCCTATGAGTCAGATACGGCGATATCACTGCTGAAGCGGGTAGAGCTGCCATATAATCAGAATACGATCGCCATAGAGTTTGTGCCGCTGGAATATACCAATCCATTGAAAAACAAGGTGCAGTATAAGCTGGAGGGTGCCGATGAAGACTGGGTGGAAGCCGGCGCGTTCCGGATGGCGCGTTATACGAACCTTCATCCGGGCAGTTATGTATTTAAAGTAAAGGCTTCTAACAATGATGACAGCTGGAATACCACGCCTACCATGCTGGAGATACAGATCAGGATACCGTTCTGGCAATCGTTGTGGTTTAGATTTTTATTGTTGTTGTTGCTGTTAGGCATTGCATATTATTTTTCTACGTTGTATCTTGATTATAAAATAAGGCATGAGAAGCTGAAACTGGAAAAGGAGCAGGCAGTAGATCAGGAGCGGGCGCGTATTTCCAGTGACATGCACGATGATTTGGGGTCTGGTTTGTCCACGATCAGGCTGCTGAGCGAAATAGCCAAAAGAAAGATACCGGATACATCACAAACGAAAGAGATTGAGCGAATCAGTGAAACCGCCGGGGAGATGATCGACAAGATGAGTGAAATCATCTGGGCGATGAATTCCTCCAATGATTCCCTGGCCAATCTGATCGCGTATATGCGCAGTTTTGCTGCCGATTTCCTGGAGCATGCGCACATCTCGCATCAGTTTTTCTTCCCTGAAGTTATCCCGGACATCAAACTTAGCGGCGGTACCCGGCGGAACATTTATCTGGCCGTAAAGGAATCATTGCATAATGTGATGAAACATGCCAAGGCCAGTGAGGTAATCATAGAAGTGAAAATGCATAAAAACATGACGATCATGATCAAAGACAATGGCAAAGGGTTTGACCAGGAGAAAGTCCGTTTGTTTGGCAATGGCTTGAAAAATATTCAGAAGCGGATGATGGCAGTGGGAGGTAATGCAGATATCACTTCCAACAATGGGACAATAGTTTTTCTCGATATCCCACTAAATTAA